In the genome of Terribacillus sp. FSL K6-0262, one region contains:
- a CDS encoding cytochrome ubiquinol oxidase subunit I, with protein MLTSMTLVFHIIFATIGAGVPLLICAAEYVGIRKRDPKYVLLARRWTRGYVIIVAVGVVTGTAIGLQLFLLWPTFMQIAGHVIGLPLFMETFAFFFEAIFLGAYIYTWDRFKGRYTHWYLSLPVVIGGGMSAVFITTVNAFMNTPQGFTLEGRTITSVEPIMAMLNPATPSKVFHVLTSSYMTSGAILAAITAFFILKYGNNAYYKKALKLTMIMTLIFSIFTAIAGDASAKFLASYQPEKLAAAEWHFETEKGADLILFGRLTEDNEIQGAIHLPKLLSFLSFGDFNSEVTGLDKVDEDLIPPLWIHYMFDLMVCFGAFGILISMLFIVFMFWKKRDQYNKWLLRAIVVNAPLAMLAIEFGWIYAEVGRQPWILRGYMRVAEGAISSPYVHYVFAAFLVLYVLLGTFVTLVLVRLYKKNPIQKEWEMRFPDTLFGGDQK; from the coding sequence ATGCTCACCTCTATGACGCTCGTTTTCCATATCATCTTTGCGACAATAGGTGCGGGAGTTCCATTATTGATATGTGCTGCGGAATATGTCGGTATCCGCAAGCGGGATCCCAAATATGTATTGCTGGCAAGGAGATGGACAAGAGGCTATGTCATCATCGTCGCAGTCGGCGTTGTCACCGGAACTGCGATCGGTCTGCAGCTGTTTTTATTGTGGCCGACCTTCATGCAGATTGCCGGCCATGTAATCGGATTGCCGTTATTCATGGAAACCTTCGCCTTCTTCTTTGAAGCTATTTTTCTTGGGGCCTATATCTATACCTGGGATCGATTCAAGGGCAGGTATACACATTGGTATCTTTCGCTTCCGGTTGTGATAGGCGGGGGGATGAGTGCTGTTTTCATCACCACTGTAAACGCCTTTATGAATACACCGCAAGGCTTTACCTTGGAAGGGCGCACCATCACGTCGGTGGAACCGATAATGGCGATGCTCAATCCCGCGACTCCTTCAAAGGTGTTCCATGTACTGACTTCTTCCTATATGACATCCGGAGCCATACTTGCCGCCATCACGGCATTTTTCATCCTGAAATACGGTAACAATGCGTATTACAAGAAAGCGTTGAAGCTTACCATGATCATGACGCTGATTTTTTCCATTTTCACCGCGATTGCAGGTGATGCTTCGGCTAAATTTTTGGCAAGCTATCAGCCGGAAAAACTAGCGGCAGCGGAGTGGCATTTCGAGACCGAAAAAGGAGCGGATTTGATTCTGTTCGGCAGGCTTACGGAGGATAACGAAATCCAGGGTGCCATCCATCTGCCCAAGCTGTTAAGCTTTTTATCTTTCGGTGATTTCAACAGTGAGGTCACTGGTCTGGATAAAGTCGATGAAGACCTCATACCGCCGCTGTGGATTCATTATATGTTTGATTTAATGGTTTGCTTCGGAGCTTTTGGGATATTGATCAGCATGCTTTTTATCGTATTTATGTTCTGGAAGAAACGGGATCAATATAATAAGTGGCTATTAAGGGCGATTGTAGTGAATGCACCGCTTGCCATGCTGGCGATTGAATTTGGATGGATTTATGCAGAGGTGGGACGCCAGCCCTGGATTCTGCGGGGGTATATGCGTGTTGCGGAAGGAGCCATCTCTTCCCCATATGTCCATTATGTATTTGCGGCGTTTTTGGTCCTCTACGTACTGCTGGGTACATTCGTGACGCTTGTGCTCGTCAGACTCTATAAAAAGAATCCGATCCAGAAAGAGTGGGAAATGCGTTTTCCCGATACGTTATTTGGAGGTGATCAAAAATGA
- a CDS encoding ABC transporter ATP-binding protein produces MDIFKKLKEFYWPYRRNFYLSLLFIAVVTAITVVYPIILQITIDDVVLGNQYGLIPIISAGFLLLMLLKGAANFLQQYLGDLFGVQTVFKMRNSLYQKLQRLSFTYYDNARTGDLMSRLTADVEGIRFFLSAGIGQFLRVVLLIVISLAVMFAYSVPLALVTMVSMPFLAVVVYRFDKRVHPAFRNIRTSLGVLNTRVQENISGMNTVKSLAREEFEIDRFTADNSTYRDNYIFTSKVWAKFFPLMELIGNICMVLLISYGGYLVISGKLELGALVAFFSLVSYILGPLANLGFIINMFSQAKASGERLLEILEAKEDIGQREHPIGIKRISGHVTFDQVTLQYVKDDDMALKNISFDAPPGKIIGLVGGTGSGKTSITQLITRFYEPTAGSVHIDGRPVQDYDLRILRQHIGFVLQEAFLFSTTIKENIAYGNPDGVSFEQIVDAAKRAQAHDFIMELPDQYDTMLGERGMGLSGGQKQRIAIARALLIDPSILILDDATSAVDMQTEVKIQQALKEVMKNRTTFIIAHRISSVKHADEILVLDDGEIAERGTHEFLLQNGGLYQRIYEIQYQDQNAIMRSAQ; encoded by the coding sequence TTGGATATATTCAAGAAATTGAAGGAGTTTTATTGGCCTTATCGACGCAACTTCTACTTATCGCTTTTATTCATTGCAGTGGTGACGGCCATTACGGTCGTCTATCCGATCATTTTGCAGATCACAATCGATGATGTTGTCCTTGGGAATCAGTACGGGCTTATTCCGATCATCTCGGCTGGATTCCTCCTATTGATGCTTTTAAAGGGTGCAGCGAATTTCCTTCAGCAATATCTTGGGGATTTATTCGGGGTTCAGACCGTATTCAAGATGAGAAACAGCCTGTACCAGAAATTGCAGCGCCTGAGCTTCACGTATTATGATAATGCGCGCACAGGCGATTTGATGTCCCGATTGACCGCGGATGTCGAAGGAATCCGTTTTTTCCTCTCTGCAGGAATAGGCCAATTCCTGCGGGTTGTATTGCTGATTGTGATCAGTCTGGCTGTCATGTTCGCATACTCCGTACCGCTTGCGCTTGTCACGATGGTTTCCATGCCCTTTCTTGCTGTTGTGGTCTATCGCTTCGATAAGCGTGTCCATCCTGCTTTCCGCAATATCAGGACATCACTCGGTGTACTCAATACGCGTGTGCAGGAAAATATCAGCGGGATGAATACAGTCAAATCTTTAGCCAGAGAAGAATTCGAAATTGACCGTTTTACTGCTGACAATTCCACTTACCGAGATAACTACATTTTCACTTCAAAAGTATGGGCGAAGTTTTTCCCGCTCATGGAGCTGATCGGAAATATTTGCATGGTCCTCCTCATTTCCTATGGAGGGTATCTGGTCATTTCCGGAAAGCTGGAGCTAGGTGCGCTCGTTGCTTTCTTCAGCCTTGTTTCCTATATACTAGGGCCGCTTGCGAACCTTGGTTTCATCATCAATATGTTTTCCCAGGCCAAAGCTTCCGGAGAAAGGCTGCTGGAAATCCTGGAGGCAAAGGAAGATATCGGACAGCGGGAGCACCCGATCGGCATAAAGCGAATCAGCGGTCACGTAACGTTTGATCAAGTTACCCTTCAATATGTGAAGGATGACGATATGGCTTTGAAGAATATCAGTTTCGATGCCCCTCCAGGGAAAATCATCGGGCTTGTCGGAGGGACTGGTTCGGGTAAGACGAGTATCACACAGCTGATCACCCGTTTTTATGAACCTACTGCAGGGAGTGTCCATATAGATGGAAGGCCTGTGCAAGATTATGATTTAAGGATTCTGAGGCAGCACATCGGCTTCGTCCTGCAGGAGGCATTCCTCTTTTCGACGACAATCAAAGAGAATATTGCATATGGGAATCCTGATGGAGTCAGTTTCGAGCAAATCGTTGATGCAGCCAAGCGTGCACAAGCACATGATTTCATCATGGAGCTGCCTGATCAATACGATACGATGCTTGGCGAACGCGGAATGGGCCTGTCCGGAGGGCAGAAGCAGAGAATAGCGATTGCCAGGGCGCTGCTGATCGATCCGAGCATCCTGATTTTGGATGACGCTACAAGTGCTGTCGATATGCAGACGGAAGTGAAGATTCAGCAGGCATTGAAAGAAGTGATGAAAAATCGCACAACCTTTATCATTGCCCATCGTATATCGTCTGTAAAGCATGCAGATGAAATCCTTGTGCTTGATGATGGCGAGATCGCCGAACGGGGAACCCATGAGTTTCTGCTGCAAAATGGCGGCTTATACCAGCGTATCTACGAAATCCAGTATCAAGATCAAAACGCGATCATGCGATCGGCACAGTAA
- a CDS encoding DHHA1 domain-containing protein: MSKLLYREDAFCKAWQTEIDDTYEKDGLYFVSLKETAFYPGGGGQPADQGTIAGLEVKTVESKDGVPYYGLETRPEGMVDCSIDWEHRFDLMQQHTGQHLLSAAFRLVSGRGTVGFHLGKEDVTIDLPGDRLTEDELASVEQKVNELIYDDRKISNYYVTAAELAELPVVKQPTVTEDVRIVEIDGVEYNPCGGTHVASTGQIGMIKILKTEKQKQGQRIYFQCGKRSLETTREMFAIVDQVAAQFQTGSKDVLTRIKKQSTDLQSAVKKAEELERQLEVLELRELAQTETSVIARSYQGKNVKALQRMAVTLLEAGKQFVILSNLDEQKLVVSHALEGFHCGNLFRESLPEFGGKGGGSAQTAQASFQKREDMERYIHFLQEHYQSIV, translated from the coding sequence ATGAGCAAGCTGCTATACAGGGAAGACGCATTCTGCAAAGCTTGGCAGACAGAAATAGACGATACATATGAAAAGGATGGGCTTTATTTTGTTTCCCTGAAGGAAACAGCATTTTATCCAGGAGGCGGGGGACAGCCCGCTGATCAAGGGACAATTGCTGGATTGGAAGTAAAAACGGTGGAAAGCAAAGATGGTGTACCGTATTACGGACTGGAAACAAGACCAGAAGGTATGGTCGACTGCAGCATTGATTGGGAGCACCGATTCGATTTGATGCAGCAGCATACTGGACAGCATCTGCTTTCTGCTGCTTTTCGTCTGGTATCCGGAAGAGGGACGGTTGGATTTCACCTTGGGAAAGAGGATGTCACAATCGACTTGCCGGGCGATAGGCTGACGGAGGATGAGCTGGCCTCTGTCGAACAGAAGGTCAATGAGCTTATTTATGATGATCGGAAGATATCAAATTATTATGTGACTGCCGCTGAGCTCGCCGAGTTGCCCGTCGTCAAGCAGCCGACCGTCACGGAAGATGTAAGAATCGTTGAAATAGATGGAGTAGAATACAACCCTTGCGGCGGAACGCATGTTGCCTCCACTGGTCAAATCGGAATGATCAAAATCCTTAAAACAGAGAAGCAAAAGCAAGGGCAGCGTATCTATTTCCAATGCGGGAAGCGTTCTTTGGAAACCACCAGGGAGATGTTCGCCATCGTGGATCAAGTCGCCGCGCAATTCCAGACGGGCAGCAAGGATGTCCTGACACGGATCAAGAAGCAATCAACGGATCTCCAATCAGCTGTCAAAAAGGCAGAAGAGCTGGAAAGACAGCTGGAAGTATTGGAGTTGCGCGAGCTTGCTCAAACGGAAACGAGCGTGATTGCCCGTTCCTATCAAGGGAAAAATGTCAAAGCACTGCAGCGCATGGCAGTCACGCTGCTGGAGGCTGGCAAGCAATTTGTCATCCTCTCGAACCTTGATGAACAGAAGCTGGTCGTATCCCATGCACTTGAAGGTTTCCACTGCGGGAATTTGTTCCGTGAGTCCCTGCCCGAATTTGGAGGGAAGGGCGGCGGCAGCGCCCAGACTGCCCAAGCGAGCTTTCAAAAAAGAGAGGATATGGAACGCTATATACACTTCCTGCAGGAGCATTACCAAAGCATCGTATAA
- a CDS encoding TlpA disulfide reductase family protein has product MIPQLPDIIDQQAANWLYPPDAKAGGRPLIVYFWSVSCAVCKEKLPLFLEFAEYEGRFFDILLVHVPRSAADLDKQLIDDYVFENRIGLPVYLDQRHQMKNIFRVQKLPSIVLLDRNGRIRHKQSGGNLTTLLFNQLDGLKYS; this is encoded by the coding sequence GTGATACCTCAATTACCGGATATAATCGACCAGCAGGCGGCAAATTGGCTTTATCCGCCAGATGCAAAAGCCGGAGGACGTCCGCTCATCGTTTATTTTTGGTCTGTAAGCTGTGCTGTATGTAAGGAGAAACTTCCTCTGTTCCTGGAGTTTGCAGAATATGAAGGCCGATTCTTCGATATCTTATTGGTCCATGTTCCTCGCTCGGCAGCGGATCTGGATAAGCAATTGATCGACGATTATGTGTTTGAAAATAGGATCGGGCTTCCTGTCTATCTCGATCAAAGACACCAAATGAAGAATATATTCAGGGTCCAGAAGCTGCCTAGCATCGTTTTACTGGACAGGAATGGCAGGATCCGTCATAAACAATCCGGCGGAAACCTCACGACATTGCTCTTCAATCAGCTTGATGGATTAAAATACAGCTAG
- a CDS encoding peroxiredoxin, with protein MIGSVAPQFELPAVLPDGKTAVVSMKQSVDAKKWLVLFFYPRDFSTVCPTELNDLADRIDEVRELDAEVVAISTDSIQSHADWQQVPREHNGIQHISFPLASDFTGKVSQAYGVLDGQSYTSMRSTIIVNPQGEICYYLMHADLVGRDTSELLRVLEALQTGEACGVNWQPGDELLSKEDVSS; from the coding sequence GTGATCGGCAGTGTTGCACCGCAGTTTGAGCTGCCAGCTGTCTTGCCTGATGGAAAAACGGCTGTAGTCAGCATGAAGCAAAGCGTTGATGCGAAGAAATGGCTGGTGCTCTTTTTTTATCCTCGTGATTTCAGTACAGTATGTCCCACTGAATTGAATGACTTAGCAGATCGGATCGATGAAGTGCGGGAATTGGATGCCGAGGTAGTTGCAATTTCCACTGATAGTATCCAATCCCATGCTGATTGGCAGCAAGTACCGCGCGAGCATAATGGGATCCAGCACATCAGTTTTCCGCTGGCCTCTGATTTCACAGGTAAAGTATCCCAAGCCTACGGTGTACTGGATGGCCAAAGCTATACATCTATGCGATCCACCATAATCGTAAATCCTCAGGGTGAAATTTGTTATTATTTGATGCATGCCGATTTGGTGGGGCGGGATACATCTGAGCTGCTGCGCGTCTTGGAAGCATTGCAGACTGGAGAAGCTTGCGGCGTAAATTGGCAGCCGGGTGATGAGCTGCTATCGAAGGAGGATGTCTCATCGTGA
- a CDS encoding cytochrome d ubiquinol oxidase subunit II: MNYEILGLSALWFFLFAYLIIASIDFGAGFFAYYAMQTKKDHILNRLIARYLSPVWEITNVFFIFFFYGLAFFFPDAGYYYGSAMLIPGSIILLLIGIRGSFYAFENYGSRKSKLYTFLYGASGLFIPAAIATGLTISEGGFIRHENGSVYLRHQELLTNPFSWAVVFLAVVSVLYISAHFLTYYANKAGDEPARKLLRSYALFWAAPQIIASLTAFIFISRQNPEHYDNMLDLWWLFGISVLFFLIGIYLVYRERNYGLSFICVMLQFFFALLGYGIGHMPYLLYNEIQVTADATLPAMGIALLIAFAGGLLMLIPSLILVMRMFLFDAEYVKGKK; this comes from the coding sequence ATGAATTACGAAATACTGGGATTATCGGCACTATGGTTTTTCCTGTTCGCGTATTTGATTATCGCATCCATTGATTTCGGGGCAGGCTTTTTCGCTTATTATGCAATGCAGACGAAAAAAGATCATATCCTAAATCGATTGATCGCCAGATACCTATCACCCGTGTGGGAGATCACGAATGTATTCTTCATCTTCTTCTTCTACGGTCTGGCCTTCTTCTTTCCGGATGCAGGGTATTATTACGGGTCTGCGATGCTGATACCGGGTTCGATCATTTTATTATTGATTGGCATACGGGGTTCTTTTTACGCCTTTGAGAATTATGGATCGAGGAAAAGTAAATTATATACCTTCCTGTATGGAGCCAGCGGATTATTCATTCCCGCAGCGATCGCCACTGGTTTGACGATATCCGAGGGAGGGTTCATACGCCACGAAAATGGCAGCGTTTATTTACGCCATCAAGAATTGCTGACCAACCCTTTCTCTTGGGCGGTTGTATTTTTGGCTGTTGTCTCTGTCCTATATATCAGCGCTCATTTTTTGACGTATTATGCGAATAAAGCCGGTGATGAGCCTGCCCGCAAATTGCTTCGTTCTTATGCGCTATTCTGGGCTGCTCCACAAATCATTGCAAGCTTGACAGCGTTCATATTCATCAGCAGGCAGAATCCAGAGCATTATGACAACATGCTCGATCTCTGGTGGTTGTTCGGGATTTCTGTGCTGTTCTTCCTGATCGGCATTTATCTGGTCTATAGAGAAAGGAATTATGGTCTGTCGTTCATTTGTGTCATGCTGCAGTTTTTCTTTGCGCTATTGGGATATGGCATCGGCCATATGCCCTACTTGCTGTACAATGAAATCCAGGTAACGGCAGATGCAACATTGCCGGCGATGGGAATCGCGCTGCTGATTGCATTTGCCGGTGGTCTTCTCATGCTGATTCCTTCTTTGATCCTTGTGATGCGGATGTTCTTGTTCGATGCGGAGTATGTAAAAGGAAAGAAGTGA
- a CDS encoding TrkA family potassium uptake protein translates to MKREFAVIGLGRFGGSICMELSREGYNVLAIDIEEDKVNEFRNIASHAVIADTTDEQVLKELGIRNIEHVIVAIGENIQASILTTLMLKELGIKKITVKAQNDYHEKVLSKIGADHIVHPERDMGRRIAHKIVSNNILDYLELSDEHSIVEVQAGRKMAGRSLIELDIRAAYGCNVVAIKQANEINVSPSPDEELGAEDILIVIGADRDLARFERAIAED, encoded by the coding sequence ATGAAGAGAGAATTTGCTGTAATTGGACTGGGCCGCTTCGGCGGGAGTATTTGCATGGAACTTAGCCGGGAAGGATATAATGTACTGGCAATCGATATTGAAGAAGACAAAGTGAATGAGTTCCGCAATATCGCTTCCCATGCAGTCATTGCCGATACCACGGATGAACAGGTACTGAAAGAATTGGGTATCCGGAATATCGAGCATGTGATTGTCGCCATCGGGGAAAACATTCAAGCCAGTATCCTGACCACACTCATGCTGAAGGAGCTTGGCATCAAGAAAATAACCGTCAAAGCTCAAAATGATTACCATGAAAAGGTCCTGAGCAAGATAGGGGCAGATCACATTGTCCATCCCGAACGTGATATGGGAAGACGGATTGCCCATAAAATTGTCAGCAATAACATCCTTGATTACTTGGAACTTAGTGATGAACATAGTATCGTGGAGGTACAGGCCGGAAGGAAAATGGCTGGCCGATCTCTCATAGAACTTGATATCCGCGCAGCATATGGCTGTAACGTCGTAGCCATCAAGCAGGCAAATGAAATCAATGTAAGTCCTTCGCCGGATGAGGAACTCGGTGCAGAGGATATATTGATTGTCATTGGTGCAGACCGTGATTTGGCACGTTTTGAACGTGCCATTGCCGAGGATTGA
- a CDS encoding pyruvate oxidase produces the protein MFERRTGEVLADQLLEWSVDHVYGIPGDSVNEFISDLHKKEDELKFIQVRHEEAGALAAAAYAKLTGKLGVCLSIAGPGAVHLLNGLYDAREDKAPVLAIVGQVPSNELGTGAFQEVKLEQMFEDVAAFNERAESFEQLPDLLNQAIREAYANSGVSVLVVSDDLFAQKHPGKPGKTSANYARPRIAPAKQDLQEAVKLIDQAKKPIILAGKGAKHARTELMAFAEHIKSPIILSLLGKGIIPDHHSYNLGQHGQIGTTPSYEAINEADLLLLVGTSFPYRSFLPDDLPAIQIDIKASAIGSIYPVEAGLPGDSKELLQELIQMTDEKLDTSYIEKYQEKMREWHTQLQIQKKREESPIQPPQIMYALENNMDKDAVISCDVGNVTVWTTRYLPLTQQDFVVSGRLATMGCGLPGAIAAKLAYPGKQAIAICGDGGFSMNMQDFVTAVKYDLPVKVIVLNNSQLGLIKFEQATIGTPNYGIDMGEMNFAQFGQSCGGEGYRVEKFEDLETSIKQAFLSDKPAIIDVVIEDMAPLPGKISYQQAVKYTEYLIKEFFSTGKIELPDMKESVKRLLK, from the coding sequence ATGTTCGAAAGAAGAACGGGAGAAGTATTGGCAGATCAGCTGCTTGAATGGAGTGTCGATCATGTGTACGGTATACCCGGTGATTCCGTCAATGAGTTCATCAGCGACTTACATAAGAAGGAGGATGAGTTGAAGTTCATCCAGGTCCGCCATGAAGAGGCTGGTGCACTCGCAGCCGCTGCATATGCCAAGCTGACCGGAAAACTTGGGGTCTGTCTGTCGATTGCAGGGCCGGGAGCGGTCCATTTGCTGAATGGTTTGTATGATGCACGGGAAGACAAGGCGCCAGTCCTGGCCATCGTCGGACAAGTGCCGAGCAACGAGCTAGGTACAGGAGCTTTCCAGGAAGTGAAGCTTGAACAGATGTTCGAGGATGTCGCTGCCTTCAATGAAAGGGCGGAATCCTTCGAGCAGCTGCCGGATCTTCTTAATCAAGCGATCCGGGAAGCATATGCCAATTCCGGGGTAAGCGTCTTGGTCGTATCGGATGATTTGTTTGCCCAGAAGCATCCAGGGAAACCTGGCAAGACTTCAGCCAACTATGCCAGACCTCGAATTGCTCCTGCCAAGCAGGATCTTCAAGAAGCAGTCAAATTGATCGACCAGGCAAAAAAACCGATCATCCTGGCTGGTAAAGGAGCAAAGCATGCGCGTACGGAGCTGATGGCATTTGCGGAGCATATTAAATCCCCGATCATTCTCAGTCTGCTTGGCAAGGGTATCATCCCGGATCATCACAGCTATAATCTGGGACAGCATGGGCAGATCGGGACAACACCTTCCTATGAAGCGATAAATGAAGCGGATTTGCTGCTGCTTGTAGGAACCAGTTTTCCATATCGATCATTCCTGCCGGATGATTTGCCGGCAATCCAGATAGATATCAAGGCAAGCGCAATCGGAAGTATCTATCCAGTGGAAGCCGGATTACCGGGGGATAGCAAGGAATTGCTCCAGGAACTGATACAAATGACGGATGAGAAGCTGGACACATCTTATATCGAAAAGTATCAAGAAAAGATGAGGGAATGGCATACACAGCTGCAAATACAAAAGAAAAGGGAGGAATCACCGATACAGCCTCCGCAGATAATGTATGCCCTGGAGAACAATATGGATAAGGATGCCGTCATTTCCTGCGATGTAGGAAATGTCACGGTTTGGACGACAAGATATCTGCCTTTGACCCAGCAGGACTTTGTCGTATCCGGACGTCTGGCAACGATGGGCTGCGGGCTGCCTGGTGCCATCGCGGCCAAGCTGGCCTATCCTGGAAAGCAGGCGATTGCCATTTGCGGGGATGGTGGTTTCAGTATGAATATGCAGGATTTTGTCACAGCGGTGAAGTACGATTTACCAGTGAAAGTAATTGTGCTGAATAATAGTCAGCTTGGTTTGATTAAATTCGAGCAAGCAACAATCGGGACCCCCAACTATGGTATCGATATGGGGGAAATGAACTTCGCTCAATTCGGTCAATCATGCGGCGGTGAAGGCTATCGTGTTGAAAAGTTCGAGGATCTGGAAACGAGCATCAAGCAAGCGTTCCTTTCTGATAAACCAGCCATTATCGATGTGGTGATCGAGGATATGGCTCCGCTGCCAGGAAAGATATCCTACCAGCAAGCAGTGAAATACACAGAATATCTGATCAAGGAATTTTTCTCTACTGGTAAAATAGAGCTTCCGGATATGAAAGAGTCTGTCAAACGTCTCTTGAAATAA
- a CDS encoding ABC transporter ATP-binding protein yields the protein MENLQYKKQRHTNRFHYSQDQVMEKPFDWGQIRRLLGFMKPYSRKLLPGSIAAMLLSTIIRLIIPILIGKVAIDMAIASGDTQFLIYLVAGIGALYVLNYVANILRIKWVNVLGQHVIYDLRKTLFRHIQHLSHRFFDTRSAGSILVRILNDINSLQELFTNGIINLLTDSIMLIGIIGILFFLSPKLAIAVLVILPLMFFISTKLRQSIRRSWQQVRMQKSRMNSHLNEAIQGIRVTQSYAQEPENTDYFEALNRDNFESERIATKKSAYFGPFVEMSNAIGTVILIAYGAHLILTNQIEIGTFVTFAFFLGMFWEPISRLGQIYNQLLVAMASSERIFEFLDEEPNVETREDAKALPDMEGDIRFEEVVFAYDQDRIALHEIDLHIKAGQTVALVGHTGSGKSTIANLISRFYDPTAGSVRIDGEDLRDVRLEDIRRQISVILQDTFIFSGTIMENIRFGNPEATDEQVMEAARAVGADDFIRRLADGYDTEVEERGNILSAGERQLLSFARTMLADPRIIILDEATASIDTETELKIQHALQTLLKGRTAIMIAHRLSTIREADNIIVLEHGRILEQGSHEVLMNGRGKYFELVKTQFQSDGK from the coding sequence ATGGAAAATCTGCAATACAAAAAGCAACGCCATACGAATAGATTTCATTATTCCCAGGACCAAGTGATGGAAAAGCCGTTCGACTGGGGACAAATCAGAAGGCTGCTCGGGTTTATGAAGCCCTATAGCAGGAAGCTGCTGCCGGGGTCGATCGCTGCGATGCTGCTGTCTACGATCATCAGGCTGATCATACCGATTTTGATCGGTAAGGTGGCGATTGATATGGCCATAGCATCCGGGGACACGCAATTCCTCATTTATTTGGTAGCGGGGATCGGCGCTTTATATGTGCTGAACTATGTGGCAAATATACTGCGGATCAAATGGGTCAACGTCCTTGGACAGCATGTTATTTATGATCTGCGGAAGACGCTTTTCCGTCATATCCAGCATCTGTCGCATCGCTTTTTTGATACGCGGTCCGCTGGTTCGATTCTTGTACGGATACTTAATGATATCAACTCCTTGCAGGAGCTTTTCACGAATGGAATCATCAATCTGCTGACTGATTCCATCATGCTGATCGGCATCATCGGGATATTGTTCTTCTTAAGTCCAAAATTGGCCATTGCAGTACTGGTCATCCTGCCGCTCATGTTCTTCATTTCCACAAAGCTGCGGCAAAGCATCAGGCGTTCCTGGCAGCAGGTCAGGATGCAGAAATCCCGCATGAATTCACATCTGAATGAAGCCATCCAGGGGATCCGTGTGACGCAGTCTTACGCCCAGGAGCCGGAGAACACGGATTATTTCGAAGCGTTGAATCGGGATAACTTCGAAAGTGAGCGGATCGCCACCAAAAAGAGTGCGTATTTCGGTCCGTTCGTAGAGATGAGTAATGCAATCGGGACAGTCATTCTCATTGCCTATGGTGCACATTTGATTTTAACGAATCAAATCGAAATCGGGACATTCGTTACCTTCGCCTTCTTCTTGGGCATGTTTTGGGAACCGATTTCGCGATTGGGGCAGATTTATAATCAGCTGCTCGTCGCGATGGCTTCCTCGGAGCGTATCTTCGAGTTCCTGGATGAAGAACCGAATGTGGAAACTCGAGAGGATGCAAAGGCATTGCCCGACATGGAAGGTGATATCCGCTTTGAAGAAGTTGTGTTCGCTTATGATCAGGATCGGATTGCGCTGCATGAAATCGATTTGCATATCAAGGCAGGACAGACGGTCGCGCTTGTCGGCCATACGGGCTCGGGAAAATCGACCATTGCCAATCTGATCAGCCGTTTCTATGACCCCACTGCAGGCAGTGTGAGGATTGATGGAGAGGATTTGCGTGATGTAAGACTCGAAGATATCAGACGGCAGATCAGTGTCATCTTGCAGGATACATTCATTTTCTCAGGGACCATCATGGAGAATATCCGCTTTGGCAATCCTGAAGCAACGGACGAACAAGTGATGGAGGCAGCACGGGCTGTCGGGGCGGATGATTTTATCCGCCGTTTGGCAGATGGCTATGATACAGAGGTGGAGGAGCGTGGAAACATCCTCTCGGCAGGAGAGAGGCAGCTGCTGTCCTTTGCCCGGACCATGCTGGCTGATCCCCGGATCATCATCCTTGATGAAGCGACTGCCAGCATCGATACGGAAACGGAGCTGAAAATTCAGCATGCATTGCAGACCTTATTGAAAGGGCGCACAGCCATCATGATTGCCCATCGCCTATCCACGATCAGGGAAGCGGATAATATCATCGTATTGGAACATGGACGTATCTTGGAGCAGGGCAGTCATGAGGTGTTGATGAATGGGAGAGGCAAGTATTTCGAACTGGTAAAGACTCAATTCCAGTCTGACGGAAAATGA